DNA sequence from the Fibrobacter sp. genome:
TCGGCCCCAAATGGCCATGAACACAAGCACGGAAAGTACGCACATGGCAATGATAATCCAGAACGCCAAGTCGCTACCACCACTGGCGTCTCCATTCATACCGAACGGCAGGCGAACGTTCATACCGAACAAGCTTGCGAAGAACGTCGGGAGAGAAATAGAAATGGTCACCACCGTCAGGTTCTTCATCAACGTGTTCACGTTATTGCTGATGACACTAGCACGGGCATCCATCATGGATGTCAAAATGTTTGCGTAGATTTCAGCCTGTTGGAGACTCTGGCGATTTTCAATGACGATATCATCCAGCAGTTCTCGTTCGGCTTCAGTCCAGTTCAAGCTACGGCCAATCTGCAATTTCTTGAGCAAGGTATCGTTACTATTAAGGGAACTGACGTAGTAGATCAAGCCCTTGTTCAAGCTAAACATGGAAAGCAGGTACTTGTTTTCCAGAGAAGTACGCAGTTTCTGTTCCAGTTCATCGTTGATGCGATTGATAATCTTCAGGTGTTCGTTAAAGTGATAGATGGCGTAGCTCAGCACCTTAAGTACGAAGGTGTTCAAGCTGTCTATCTTGGAGAAGCGCTTTTCATCGGTAATAGGAATGTCGGAGTCCGTCAGGAGCAGCACCCAGTCCTTGAAGATGAAGATACCGAAGGATTCTACACGGAACTGGAAATTGTCCGCCGCAGAATAGTTCTTGGGCTTCTTAAACACGATGGTGGTAAAGTCATCGTCGTATTCTATACGGGAAAGTTCGTCAGAGTCGAATGCAGACGCAATGGTATGCTCAGTGATTTCATATTCCTTAACCAGCACGCTTCGCTGTTCCTGGCTAAGAGAACCCATCATAACGATGTCTGCCACTTCTTCGTTCGGGGCACTAGCGAGGCGCCCTGATTCGATTTTGTAGTACTTCTTGAGCATAGAGCCC
Encoded proteins:
- a CDS encoding magnesium transporter CorA family protein; translated protein: MLKKYYKIESGRLASAPNEEVADIVMMGSLSQEQRSVLVKEYEITEHTIASAFDSDELSRIEYDDDFTTIVFKKPKNYSAADNFQFRVESFGIFIFKDWVLLLTDSDIPITDEKRFSKIDSLNTFVLKVLSYAIYHFNEHLKIINRINDELEQKLRTSLENKYLLSMFSLNKGLIYYVSSLNSNDTLLKKLQIGRSLNWTEAERELLDDIVIENRQSLQQAEIYANILTSMMDARASVISNNVNTLMKNLTVVTISISLPTFFASLFGMNVRLPFGMNGDASGGSDLAFWIIIAMCVLSVLVFMAIWGRKK